The proteins below are encoded in one region of Accipiter gentilis chromosome 12, bAccGen1.1, whole genome shotgun sequence:
- the IBSP gene encoding bone sialoprotein 2 isoform X3, with protein sequence MRTALVFACLVGMACAFSVKNWLWRAKSDDSDENAVFKNRHRYYLHRYVYVHPLQQRYQGTDSSEEEGDGSEEEEEGGGKSCQGPLKGGRSSTAGKGGDSENEDSDENEEEEEEEEEVAENENGINGTSTNTTEKADGPHGNGTAVAEESTGTAEEEEEEEEEEEEEEEEEEEEEETEVTTTTSTTGEDGLSQATTMGDGGPTDATTVGEQWEYEVTAADHRRGEEGTTDGSYRDQDEYTRGDSYRAYEDEYGYYKGHGYDVYGQDYYYSQ encoded by the exons ATGAGGACTGCCCTGGTCTTCGCCTGCCTGGTGGGTATGGCGTGTGCCTTCTCG GTCAAGAACTGGCTGTGGCGAGCCAAGTCGGATGACTCGGACGAAAACGCG GTGTTCAAGAACAGGCACCGGTATTACCTGCACAGATATGTCTACGTGCATCCCCTGCAGCAACGGTACCAG GGCACTGACTCATCAGAAGAAGAGGGGGACggctcagaggaggaggaggaagggggg GGCAAGAGCTGCCAAGGACCCCTGAAGGGGGGCAGGAGCAGCACTGCCGGCAAGGGGGGTGACTCTGAAAATGAAGACAGCGATgagaatgaggaggaggaggaggaggaggaagaggtggccGAGAATGAGAATGGCATCAATGGCACAAGCACCAACACCACTGAGAAGGCAGATGGACCTCACGGCAATGGCACCGCGGTGGCTGAGGAGAGCACTGGcacagctgaggaggaggaggaagaagaggaggaagaagaagaagaagaggaagaggaagaggaggaggaggaaactgaagtgaccaccaccaccagcaccaccggtGAAGACGGGCTGTCCCAGGCAACAACCATGGGAGATGGGGGACCCACAGATGCCACCACAGTTGGGGAGCAGTGGGAGTATGAGGTGACGGCTGCGGACCACAGACGGGGGGAGGAGGGCACCACCGATGGCAGCTACAGGGATCAGGATGAGTACACCCGTGGGGACAGCTACCGGGCCTATGAGGATGAATATGGCTACTACAAGGGGCACGGCTATGACGTGTATGGCCAGGATTATTACTACAGCCAGTGA
- the IBSP gene encoding bone sialoprotein 2 isoform X2: MRTALVFACLVGMACAFSVKNWLWRAKSDDSDENAVFKNRHRYYLHRYVYVHPLQQRYQGTDSSEEEGDGSEEEEEGGEPSHAGIEAAGHPAGAAPGDSQGRLGGDIISPQQGKSCQGPLKGGRSSTAGKGGDSENEDSDENEEEEEEEEEVAENENGINGTSTNTTEKADGPHGNGTAVAEESTGTAEEEEEEEEEEEEEEEEEEEEEETEVTTTTSTTGEDGLSQATTMGDGGPTDATTVGEQWEYEVTAADHRRGEEGTTDGSYRDQDEYTRGDSYRAYEDEYGYYKGHGYDVYGQDYYYSQ, encoded by the exons ATGAGGACTGCCCTGGTCTTCGCCTGCCTGGTGGGTATGGCGTGTGCCTTCTCG GTCAAGAACTGGCTGTGGCGAGCCAAGTCGGATGACTCGGACGAAAACGCG GTGTTCAAGAACAGGCACCGGTATTACCTGCACAGATATGTCTACGTGCATCCCCTGCAGCAACGGTACCAG GGCACTGACTCATCAGAAGAAGAGGGGGACggctcagaggaggaggaggaagggggg GagccatcccatgctggcatagAGGCAGCTGGCCACCCCGCTGGAGCAGcccctggggacagccagggcaggCTGGGAGGAGACATCATTTCTCCCCAGCAG GGCAAGAGCTGCCAAGGACCCCTGAAGGGGGGCAGGAGCAGCACTGCCGGCAAGGGGGGTGACTCTGAAAATGAAGACAGCGATgagaatgaggaggaggaggaggaggaggaagaggtggccGAGAATGAGAATGGCATCAATGGCACAAGCACCAACACCACTGAGAAGGCAGATGGACCTCACGGCAATGGCACCGCGGTGGCTGAGGAGAGCACTGGcacagctgaggaggaggaggaagaagaggaggaagaagaagaagaagaggaagaggaagaggaggaggaggaaactgaagtgaccaccaccaccagcaccaccggtGAAGACGGGCTGTCCCAGGCAACAACCATGGGAGATGGGGGACCCACAGATGCCACCACAGTTGGGGAGCAGTGGGAGTATGAGGTGACGGCTGCGGACCACAGACGGGGGGAGGAGGGCACCACCGATGGCAGCTACAGGGATCAGGATGAGTACACCCGTGGGGACAGCTACCGGGCCTATGAGGATGAATATGGCTACTACAAGGGGCACGGCTATGACGTGTATGGCCAGGATTATTACTACAGCCAGTGA
- the IBSP gene encoding bone sialoprotein 2 isoform X1, with the protein MRTALVFACLVGMACAFSVKNWLWRAKSDDSDENAVFKNRHRYYLHRYVYVHPLQQRYQGTDSSEEEGDGSEEEEEGGQEPSHAGIEAAGHPAGAAPGDSQGRLGGDIISPQQGKSCQGPLKGGRSSTAGKGGDSENEDSDENEEEEEEEEEVAENENGINGTSTNTTEKADGPHGNGTAVAEESTGTAEEEEEEEEEEEEEEEEEEEEEETEVTTTTSTTGEDGLSQATTMGDGGPTDATTVGEQWEYEVTAADHRRGEEGTTDGSYRDQDEYTRGDSYRAYEDEYGYYKGHGYDVYGQDYYYSQ; encoded by the exons ATGAGGACTGCCCTGGTCTTCGCCTGCCTGGTGGGTATGGCGTGTGCCTTCTCG GTCAAGAACTGGCTGTGGCGAGCCAAGTCGGATGACTCGGACGAAAACGCG GTGTTCAAGAACAGGCACCGGTATTACCTGCACAGATATGTCTACGTGCATCCCCTGCAGCAACGGTACCAG GGCACTGACTCATCAGAAGAAGAGGGGGACggctcagaggaggaggaggaagggggg CAGGagccatcccatgctggcatagAGGCAGCTGGCCACCCCGCTGGAGCAGcccctggggacagccagggcaggCTGGGAGGAGACATCATTTCTCCCCAGCAG GGCAAGAGCTGCCAAGGACCCCTGAAGGGGGGCAGGAGCAGCACTGCCGGCAAGGGGGGTGACTCTGAAAATGAAGACAGCGATgagaatgaggaggaggaggaggaggaggaagaggtggccGAGAATGAGAATGGCATCAATGGCACAAGCACCAACACCACTGAGAAGGCAGATGGACCTCACGGCAATGGCACCGCGGTGGCTGAGGAGAGCACTGGcacagctgaggaggaggaggaagaagaggaggaagaagaagaagaagaggaagaggaagaggaggaggaggaaactgaagtgaccaccaccaccagcaccaccggtGAAGACGGGCTGTCCCAGGCAACAACCATGGGAGATGGGGGACCCACAGATGCCACCACAGTTGGGGAGCAGTGGGAGTATGAGGTGACGGCTGCGGACCACAGACGGGGGGAGGAGGGCACCACCGATGGCAGCTACAGGGATCAGGATGAGTACACCCGTGGGGACAGCTACCGGGCCTATGAGGATGAATATGGCTACTACAAGGGGCACGGCTATGACGTGTATGGCCAGGATTATTACTACAGCCAGTGA